A stretch of Astyanax mexicanus isolate ESR-SI-001 chromosome 21, AstMex3_surface, whole genome shotgun sequence DNA encodes these proteins:
- the LOC125785680 gene encoding nuclear factor 7, ovary-like: MAAALVPLHQDLSCPICLEIFSDPVMLTCGHSFCRTCLQKSWTQNPERECPVCRRRSSRENPPADLTLRNTCESYLQQQKKEEGSRSQGALCSLHFEKLNLFCVDDEKLVCGQCVTQDHQNHSFCSISKAAHSHQLHKETLHTQLENLEEKLKNVKNVKDISDAVAAHIKTQFQQTERKIREEFEKFYQFLRKEEEVRISDLRKEEEKKSQKMKKNIEDLDKQMKEISSRIKELQDKQKDDTMFLQDFRKTSQRAQYTMPDPKPDSEALIDVAKHLGNLSFNVWKKMKGLCTYYPVVLDPNTVNSSLSISADLSSVSLSTENPQLPDNPERMSVYEVALGSEGFSKGTHSWVVDVGDSEDWIIGVAEESVSRKERCTAVPENGFFCIWRWGSEFAAATSENLSEMIMGTSAPRLIRVTLFWKKGWVTFSNAENKTMSYTFRHTFTKKMYPYFYNNSNNPLKILSIPIAVKVKPKRHSTN; the protein is encoded by the exons ATGGCGGCGGCGCTCGTCCCCCTTCACCAGGACCTCTCCTGCCCTATTTGCTTGGAAATTTTTAGCGATCCGGTGATGCTGACCTGTGGGCACAGTTTCTGCAGGACGTGTCTACAGAAGAGCTGGACTCAGAATCCTGAAAGAGAGTGTCCCGTATGCAGAAGACGCTCATCAAGAGAAAATCCTCCAGCTGATCTGACTCTGAGGAACACCTGTGAATCTtatctacagcagcagaagaaagaGGAAGGTTCTAGATCACAGGGTGCTCTGTGTTCTCTGCACTTTGAGAAGCTTAATCTGTTCTGTGTGGACGACGAGAAGCTGGTCTGTGGTCAGTGTGTAACTCAAGACCATCAGAACCACAGTTTTTGCTCCATCAGCAAAGCTGCCCACTCCCACCAGCTTCACaag gaaaCACTTCACACCCAGCTAGAAAATTTGGAGGAGAAacttaaaaatgtcaaaaatgtcaAAGATATCAGTGATGCGGTGGCTGCACACATTAAG ACTCAGTTccaacagacagagagaaagataagaGAAGAGTTTGAAAAGTTCTACCAGTTCCTCAGGAAAGAGGAGGAGGTCAGAATCAGTGATCTAAGAAAGGAAGAGGAGAAAAAGAGCcagaagatgaagaagaacaTTGAAGATCTGGACAAACAGATGAAGGAGATAAGTTCTAGGATCAAAGAATTACAAGATAAGCAAAAGGACGATACCATGTTTCTGCAG GATTTCAGGAAAACAAGTCAAAG AGCTCAGTACACCATGCCGGATCCAAAACCTGACTCAGAAGCTTTGATTGATGTGGCCAAACATCTGGGGAACCTGAGCTTTAATGTGTGGAAGAAGATGAAGGGCCTCTGTACATACT ATCCGGTGGTTTTGGATCCGAACACTGTAAACTCCTCCCTCAGTATCTCAGCAGATCTGAGCAGTGTTTCTCTCTCTACTGAAAACCCCCAACTTCCAGATAATCCAGAGAGGATGAGCGTTTATGAAGTGGCTCTGGGTTCTGAAGGGTTCTCCAAAGGAACCCACAGCTGGGTGGTGGATGTTGGAGACAGTGAGGACTGGATTATAGGCGTGGCTGAAGAGTCCGTCAGCAGAAAGGAACGCTGCACAGCGGTTCCAGAGAACGGGTTCTTCTGTATATGGAGGTGGGGCAGTGAATTCGCTGCTGCAACTTCTGAAAATCTGAGTGAGATGATTATGGGAACATCAGCTCCAAGGCTGATTCGCGTGACACTATTTTGGAAGAAAGGTTGGGTGACTTTCTCCAACGCTGAGAATAAAACGATGTCCTACACCTTCAGACACACATTTACAAAGAAAATGTATCCGTACTTctacaacaacagcaacaatccGCTGAAAATCCTGTCCATTCCCATCGCAGTCAAAGTCAAACCCAAACGACACTCAACCAATTAG